A genome region from Panthera leo isolate Ple1 chromosome A2, P.leo_Ple1_pat1.1, whole genome shotgun sequence includes the following:
- the ICAM3 gene encoding intercellular adhesion molecule 3, protein MSPSGLLRGACRTTLISLLLVCCLLPPGAQGQKFPLRVEPQNPVLPAGGSFLVNCSTDCPNPKLITLETSLPKKPVGNGLGWAAFQLSSVTSDSQVLCSGFCDGFQMTASSDITVYRFPERVELAPLPRWQPVGENLTLRCQVAGGAPRTNLTVVLLRGEEELSRQPAVGEPAEATVTVLAGRDDHLANFSCRTELDLRSRGLGLFQNSSAPRQLRTFALPVTPPHLVVPRLLEVGTTWSVNCTLDRLFPASEAQVQLALGNQMLNPAVESHGDTITATATVTASAEQEGAREIVCNLTLGSDSREARENLTIYSFWGPILNLSESSASEGTEVTVTCAAGARVQVTLEGVPAAAPGQPAQLQLITTERDDRRNFSCNATLEVDREILHRNRSVQLRVLYGPKIDQAKCPQRLTWKDRTTNVLRCQAQGNPDPELHCFQEGSWNEVPVGIPFTVMLNYSGTYSCRAVSSRGTYTVTVVMNVQGRNAHAVTIVMVVLVTLGLVTTTAALVYVFGLQKRSDIYQVNQGSTWLPLTSRKPEEAVGEGPS, encoded by the exons ATGTCACCTTCGGGGCTGCTGCGGGGGGCCTGCAGGACCACACTTATCTCCCTGCTCCTGGTCTGCTGTCTGCTGCCCCCAG GTGCCCAGGGGCAGAAGTTCCcactgagggtggagccccaGAACCCCGTGCTGCCTGCAGGAGGGTCCTTCTTGGTAAACTGCAGCACGGATTGCCCCAATCCCAAACTCATCACCCTGGAGACATCCCTACCCAAGAAGCCAGTGGGCAATGGCCTGGGCTGGGCAGCCTTCCAGCTCAGCAGTGTGACCAGTGACAGCCAGGTCCTCTGCTCCGGCTTCTGCGATGGCTTCCAGATGACGGCCTCCTCTGACATCACAGTATACC GGTTCCCGGAGCGCGTGGAGTTGGCCCCCCTGCCCCGCTGGCAGCCCGTGGGCGAAAACCTCACCCTGCGCTGCCAGGTGGCCGGCGGGGCGCCCCGGACCAACCTCACGGTGGTGCTGCTCCGCGGGGAGGAGGAGCTGAGCCGGCAGCCGGCCGTCGGGGAGCCCGCCGAGGCCACGGTCACGGTGCTGGCGGGCAGAGACGACCACCTCGCCAATTTCTCGTGCCGCACGGAACTGGACTTGCGGTCCCGAGGGCTGGGTCTGTTCCAGAACAGCTCGGCCCCCAGGCAGCTCCGAACTTTCG CCCTGCCCGTGACCCCCCCACACCTCGTTGTCCCCCGGCTCTTGGAGGTGGGAACGACGTGGTCCGTGAACTGCACCTTGGACCGGCTGTTCCCGGCCTCCGAGGCCCAAGTCCAACTGGCGCTGGGGAACCAGATGCTGAATCCTGCTGTCGAGAGCCATGGGGATACGATCACGGCCACAGCTACAGTCACAGCGAGCGCGGAGCAGGAGGGCGCTCGGGAGATTGTCTGCAACCTGACATTGGGGAGCGACAGCCGGGAGGCCCGGGAGAACTTGACCATCTACA GCTTCTGGGGGCCCATCCTAAACCTGAGTGAGTCCAGCGCCTCCGAGGGGACCGAAGTGACTGTGACTTGCGCGGCCGGAGCCCGAGTCCAGGTTACGTTGGAGGGAGTTCCGGCTGCGGCCCCTGGCCAGCCTGCCCAGCTTCAGCTAATCACCACCGAGAGGGATGACAGGCGCAACTTCTCCTGCAATGCCACGCTCGAGGTGGACAGGGAGATCTTACACAGGAACAGGAGCGTCCAGTTGCGTGTTCTGT ACGGTCCCAAGATTGACCAAGCCAAATGTCCCCAGCGCTTGACGTGGAAAGACAGAACCACCAATGTCCTGCGGTGCCAGGCCCAGGGCAATCCGGACCCCGAGTTGCACTGTTTTCAGGAAGGCTCCTGGAATGAGGTGCCCGTCGGGATTCCATTTACCGTCATGTTAAACTATAGTGGTACCTACTCCTGCCGGGCGGTCAGCTCTCGAGGCACATACACTGTGACCGTGGTGATGAACGTTCAGG GTCGGAATGCCCATGCTGTCACCATCGTCATGGTGGTGTTAGTGACCCTGGGGTTGGTGACTACCACTGCGGCCTTAGTGTACGTCTTCGGGTTGCAGAAGAGGAGTGACATTTACCAAGTGAACCAGGGGAGCACTTGGTTGCCCCTGACGTCTAGGAAGCCCGaggaggctgtgggggaggggccgtcCTGA